GATACCATCTGGACCCTCTCGGACCGCGAAACCGGCCGCCCGTTCGAGACGTGGGGCGGAATGGTGTACTCGCTGTCCGCCGCGGCCGCCGCGCGTCCCCGGGGCTGGGAGATCGTTCCGCTGGCCCGCGTCGGGCACGACCTGGAGGACGAGGCGCGCCGGCTGATGGCCAGCCTTCCCGGCGTGTCGGCCGGTCCCGGCGTCTTCATCGTCCCCGAGCGCAACAACCGCGTCGAACTCCACTACATCGACGCCGCCAACCGCGACGAGGTGCAGATCGGCGGCGTGGGCGGATGGACGTGGGAGGATCTTGCGCCCCGCGTGGCCGGGCTGGACGCGCTGTACGTCAACTACTTTTCCGGTTCCGAACTCAGCCTGGAAGTGGCCGAGCAGCTTCGCGCCGCGTTCGACGGGCCCATCTACTGCGACCTGCATTCGCTGTTTCTCACACCGCCGGGCAACGGCGTGCGCCAGCGGTGCAAGCTGCCGGAATGGGAGCGGTGGGTGGCGTGTTTTGATGCGGTGCAGTTGAACGAAGAGGAACTGGGCGAGATCGGCGGGGCGGGGGAAAGCCGGGAGCGGCGCGCCGGGCGGGTGCTGGATGCCGGACCCGGGTTGGCGCTCATCACGCTCGGCGAGCACGGCGCCGCGTCGGGGCGGCGCCTGGGGTTTTCCGCGGACCCGACTTCCTGGCCTGGCGAGCGCGGCTCCGAGCGCGCGGGGCTGTCGTTCGTAGATCATCCCTCTTCTCCGGTGACGGGCGATCCAACCGGGGCGGGAGATGTGTGGGGGATTACCTGCTTCTGCGGCCTGCTCTCCGGGCTGTGCCTGGAGGATGCGGTGCAGGCGGCGCACCGGATGGCGGCCCGCAAACTCGGCCACCGAGGCGCGTCCGGCCTGTACGATCACCTGGTCGCGAGCCCCTGATCCCTCCCTTGTGACGCGCGGTTTTGTGCGTCCGCCGATTCCGCAAACAGACGCGCGGCAGGTGGTGTGGCGGCCGGCTTCGGTGCCGTATGCGCGACGATCCGTGCGGCGGATGGCGTGTGACGTGTGGAGTGGATGATGAACAGCCGCGTGCACCGCGATCCATCGTCCGCGAAACCCGAAAGGTGT
This DNA window, taken from Longimicrobium terrae, encodes the following:
- a CDS encoding carbohydrate kinase family protein codes for the protein MRLGVLGTFVWDTIWTLSDRETGRPFETWGGMVYSLSAAAAARPRGWEIVPLARVGHDLEDEARRLMASLPGVSAGPGVFIVPERNNRVELHYIDAANRDEVQIGGVGGWTWEDLAPRVAGLDALYVNYFSGSELSLEVAEQLRAAFDGPIYCDLHSLFLTPPGNGVRQRCKLPEWERWVACFDAVQLNEEELGEIGGAGESRERRAGRVLDAGPGLALITLGEHGAASGRRLGFSADPTSWPGERGSERAGLSFVDHPSSPVTGDPTGAGDVWGITCFCGLLSGLCLEDAVQAAHRMAARKLGHRGASGLYDHLVASP